A window of Nicotiana tabacum cultivar K326 chromosome 24, ASM71507v2, whole genome shotgun sequence contains these coding sequences:
- the LOC107802354 gene encoding uncharacterized protein LOC107802354 isoform X2: MDSKKRDNCLHGEKRKAAMQLKRRDTYNQISPTRRDALLLSRRMRKQDTARHNLAENAIVAISEQASSSLYKAGFPKQTALTIREPHALLEKVASYQLCATTSRDNVEKGKDICNPLVIPEMVSLCVWK, translated from the exons ATGGATTCCAAAAAAAGGGATAATTGTCTACATGGAGAAAAAAGGAAGGCTGCAATGCAACTCAAACGTCGCGATACATACAACCAAATATCTCCTACTAGAAGGGATGCATTACTGTTATCACGGCGTATGAGAAAACAAGACACTGCAAGGCATAACCTTGCTGAAAATGCAATTGTTGCTATCTCAGAGCAGGCATCATCATCTTTATACAAAGCTGGATTCCCAAAACAAACTGCGCTTACCATACGAGAACCTCATGCCCTTCTTGAAAAAG TTGCTAGCTATCAACTTTGTGCGACTACATCCCGCGATAatgtggaaaaaggaaaagatataTGCAATCCTCTTGTCATTCCCGAAATGG TGTCATTGTGTGTGTGGAAATAA
- the LOC107802354 gene encoding uncharacterized protein LOC107802354 isoform X1: MDSKKRDNCLHGEKRKAAMQLKRRDTYNQISPTRRDALLLSRRMRKQDTARHNLAENAIVAISEQASSSLYKAGFPKQTALTIREPHALLEKVASYQLCATTSRDNVEKGKDICNPLVIPEMGHTHAKKICLATREQRDAYVSLKKVANCQYCAAKRFEYEPPTFCCGSGSIRLTAHKMPIELSKLYFENTEESEHFRTYIRMYNNMFAFTSFGVKYDKELAKRNCGIYTFRV; this comes from the exons ATGGATTCCAAAAAAAGGGATAATTGTCTACATGGAGAAAAAAGGAAGGCTGCAATGCAACTCAAACGTCGCGATACATACAACCAAATATCTCCTACTAGAAGGGATGCATTACTGTTATCACGGCGTATGAGAAAACAAGACACTGCAAGGCATAACCTTGCTGAAAATGCAATTGTTGCTATCTCAGAGCAGGCATCATCATCTTTATACAAAGCTGGATTCCCAAAACAAACTGCGCTTACCATACGAGAACCTCATGCCCTTCTTGAAAAAG TTGCTAGCTATCAACTTTGTGCGACTACATCCCGCGATAatgtggaaaaaggaaaagatataTGCAATCCTCTTGTCATTCCCGAAATGG GTCATACCCACGCCAAAAAAATCTGTCTTGCGACTAGGGAGCAACGAGATGCGTATGTTTCTCTGAAAAAAGTTGCAAACTGCCAATATTGTGCTGCAAAAAGGTTCGAATATGAACCTCCAACATTTTGTTGTGGCAGTGGTTCAATAAGGCTAACCGCACATAAAATGCCAATTGAATTATCAAAGCTATACTTTGAAAACACGGAAGAATCCGAACATTTTCGAACTTACATTAGAATGTACAATAATATGTTTGCATTTACTTCATTTGGTGTAAAGTACGATAAAGAATTGGCAAAAAGAAACTGTGGTATTTACACATTTAGAGTCTAG